The following proteins are co-located in the Lagenorhynchus albirostris chromosome 2, mLagAlb1.1, whole genome shotgun sequence genome:
- the LOC132515710 gene encoding large ribosomal subunit protein uL23-like produces the protein MAPKAKKEVPAPPKAEAKAKPLKAKKAALKGVHSHTKKKIRTSPTFQRPKTPRLRKQPKYPQKGTPRRNKLDHYAIIKFPLTTESAMKKIEDSNTLVFIVDVRANKHQIKQAVKKLYDTDVAKVNTLIRPDGEKKAYVRPAPDYDALDVANKIGII, from the coding sequence ATGGCGCCGAAGGCGAAGAAGGAAGTCCCTGCCCCTCCCAAAGCCGAAGCCAAAGCAAAGCCTTTGAAGGCCAAGAAAGCAGCGTTGAAAGGCGTCCACAGCCACACAAAAAAGAAGATCCGGACGTCACCTACCTTCCAACGGCCCAAAACACCGCGGCTCAGGAAGCAGCCCAAATATCCTCAGAAGGGCACCCCTAGGAGAAACAAGCTTGACCACTATGCCATCATCAAGTTCCCCCTCACCACCGAGTCAGCcatgaagaaaatagaagacaGCAACACACTGGTGTTCATTGTGGATGTCAGGGCCAACAAGCACCAAATTAAACAGGCCGTGAAAAAGCTCTATGACACTGACGTGGCTAAGGTCAACACCCTGATCAGGCCTGATGGAGAGAAGAAGGCATATGTTCGACCGGCTCCTGACTATGACGCTTTGGATGTTGCCAACAAAATTGGGATCATCTAA